A single genomic interval of Ghiorsea bivora harbors:
- a CDS encoding cytochrome-c peroxidase has translation MRIVCLCLVLQLVPSIAFSDEPIVPIVAPEGLQQAKVSLGKKLFFETRLSADGSISCASCHDLDFGGVDNNIASIGIDGKKGSMNAPTVFNSALNFRQFWNGRVKTLEEQVPFPLQDKLEMGNTWNNVLRFLQQDEDYNVSFERIYDDGVTQDNVTNAIAEFERSLTLVDSRFDLYLKGDASAISADEKKGYQLFKDYGCVACHQGAALGGNMFQKFGVLENYFVDRDRAIQTVDLGRFNQTNNEEDKYVFKVPSLRMVMQTAPYFHDGSEQSLDEVIKIMAKYQLGREIPDADIRFIKRFFNTLAGVYQGQAW, from the coding sequence ATGCGCATAGTCTGTTTGTGTTTGGTGTTGCAGCTAGTGCCGAGCATCGCTTTTTCTGATGAACCGATTGTACCTATTGTTGCGCCAGAGGGTTTGCAGCAAGCTAAAGTGTCGCTTGGAAAAAAGCTCTTTTTTGAAACGCGATTATCTGCTGATGGCAGCATCAGTTGTGCTTCATGCCATGATTTGGATTTTGGTGGTGTAGATAATAATATTGCTTCAATCGGGATAGATGGTAAAAAAGGTTCGATGAACGCGCCCACTGTGTTTAACAGTGCATTAAATTTCCGTCAGTTTTGGAATGGGCGTGTTAAAACTTTGGAAGAGCAGGTGCCTTTTCCTCTTCAAGATAAATTAGAGATGGGCAACACATGGAATAATGTGCTTCGATTTTTGCAACAGGATGAGGACTACAACGTATCTTTTGAACGTATTTATGATGATGGGGTTACGCAAGATAATGTTACCAATGCAATTGCAGAGTTTGAACGTTCTTTAACTCTTGTGGATTCGCGTTTTGACTTGTATTTAAAAGGTGATGCATCGGCTATTTCGGCAGATGAAAAGAAAGGTTATCAACTATTTAAAGACTACGGCTGTGTTGCCTGCCATCAAGGTGCTGCTTTAGGTGGTAATATGTTTCAAAAGTTTGGTGTGCTGGAAAATTATTTTGTTGATCGTGATAGGGCGATACAAACGGTTGACTTAGGGCGCTTTAATCAGACAAATAATGAAGAAGATAAATATGTATTTAAAGTTCCTTCATTAAGAATGGTCATGCAAACGGCACCCTATTTTCATGATGGTAGTGAGCAAAGTTTAGACGAGGTGATTAAAATTATGGCGAAATATCAATTGGGGCGTGAGATACCTGATGCTGATATTCGTTTCATTAAAAGGTTTTTTAATACGTTGGCAGGTGTTTATCAAGGACAAGCATGGTAA
- a CDS encoding PAS domain S-box protein, translating into MVNFKEFMRKQGVNAVIIFTLCGVLLFLYQQSERVNVESFYHMESLVDKILFQDAELEKDMTLLLAGQLAHFDTLVRGMDDLDALRISIDEAAAGIPSLSSSLNQLHIVLDQQKEPMERFKMQLSIYLNSARYLPTLLEQVQHEYPQHLGILLSVYHEVQHLVTQRGEFDDVKIRNLMAQMHAPELKPIVQHLQLILEQYQGLERAFYAFIHCGVDDAVTMVSTDYKDWFNQGLVKADKFRLLLMWFAILLLAYVAIVLWRLRGSNDALKKSHAFLHFLQKGLDDHAVVSIANSDGDITYVNDKFCEVSGYAREEVIGENHRILKTEEHAPGFFAQMWATITSGETWHGVLKNKRKDGSFYWVDTTITPFLNDDGKPWQYVAIRTNITQQIEIEQSLKESHERYRTLSELTPFALGIVQNGAWVYVNQAALNIFGVTSAEQLLHQSIQCVVPHEYQESLMQRLKTSCDQQQPMKLQEFQLQTMDGKSFDAEIQGAPFRWHGERAILLVIHDITERKAEAEVKQAYQEKMEHTQRLESLGVLAGGIAHDFNNILTAIMGNTALAVTHVEEPQVLVQNLDKIKAASMRAAELCEQMLMYAGGGVTDKQPVLLHELLHDVMNMVRATLTNQITLEEDIAADILPVEADIRQVQQVMLNLLTNAAEAIEEAGVIRVKLGVTTIDGDETQDWVGEQKLVRGQYVFLEVSDTGCGMDRQTKAKIFEPFFTTKFTGRGLGMSALLGIIHAHDGAIAVDSEKGKGTTIRVLFPAVEADVVAPEMHAVSDTSATKVSGKVLLIDDEPDILEFAAAVLEDVGFEVVTANNGEEAIAQYQAHQQTLTLVVCDMVMPKLGGVAVAKHIHAHTPNMPVLLSSGYDERSLDKSSQSDIAGFIRKPYMPETLVDSIVTVLNAAKE; encoded by the coding sequence ATGGTAAACTTTAAAGAATTTATGCGAAAACAAGGTGTGAATGCAGTTATCATTTTTACGCTATGTGGTGTATTATTATTTCTTTATCAGCAGTCTGAGCGGGTAAATGTGGAAAGTTTTTACCACATGGAATCATTGGTGGATAAGATTTTGTTTCAAGATGCTGAACTGGAAAAGGACATGACACTGTTGCTTGCAGGGCAATTGGCTCATTTTGACACGTTGGTGAGAGGAATGGATGATCTTGATGCATTACGTATAAGTATTGATGAGGCAGCTGCTGGTATTCCTTCATTATCCTCTAGCCTCAATCAATTGCATATCGTTTTAGACCAACAAAAAGAACCTATGGAAAGGTTTAAGATGCAGCTTTCTATTTATTTGAATTCAGCACGATATTTACCAACGCTATTGGAGCAGGTACAGCATGAATATCCTCAGCATTTGGGTATCTTGCTTAGTGTTTATCATGAGGTGCAACACTTGGTAACACAAAGGGGCGAATTTGATGATGTGAAAATTAGAAATCTTATGGCACAAATGCATGCACCTGAGTTGAAACCGATTGTGCAGCATTTACAGCTTATCTTGGAGCAGTATCAAGGTTTGGAGAGGGCATTTTATGCGTTTATTCATTGTGGTGTGGATGATGCTGTAACGATGGTGAGTACTGATTATAAAGATTGGTTTAACCAAGGCTTAGTTAAAGCGGATAAGTTTAGGCTTTTATTAATGTGGTTTGCAATACTTTTATTGGCATATGTGGCTATTGTGTTATGGCGGCTGCGAGGCTCCAATGATGCATTAAAGAAATCGCATGCGTTTTTACATTTTTTACAAAAAGGTTTGGATGATCATGCGGTTGTGTCCATTGCAAACAGTGATGGTGATATTACTTATGTGAATGATAAGTTTTGCGAAGTAAGTGGTTACGCTAGGGAAGAGGTGATAGGAGAAAACCATCGCATTTTAAAAACTGAGGAGCATGCGCCAGGTTTTTTTGCGCAGATGTGGGCAACGATAACCAGCGGTGAGACTTGGCATGGTGTGCTTAAAAATAAACGAAAAGATGGTTCATTTTATTGGGTGGACACAACAATTACACCTTTTTTGAACGATGATGGTAAGCCTTGGCAATATGTTGCTATTCGAACCAATATTACGCAGCAAATTGAGATAGAACAAAGTTTGAAAGAAAGCCATGAGCGGTATCGTACGCTATCAGAGTTAACACCATTTGCCCTGGGTATTGTACAAAATGGGGCATGGGTTTATGTCAATCAAGCAGCACTAAATATATTTGGCGTGACTTCAGCAGAACAATTGCTACATCAATCCATTCAATGTGTAGTCCCTCATGAATATCAAGAAAGTTTAATGCAAAGGCTTAAAACATCATGTGATCAACAGCAACCTATGAAGTTGCAAGAGTTTCAACTGCAAACCATGGATGGCAAAAGCTTTGATGCAGAGATACAAGGCGCACCTTTTCGTTGGCATGGTGAGCGTGCTATTTTGCTTGTCATCCATGATATTACAGAACGCAAAGCGGAAGCCGAGGTTAAGCAAGCATATCAGGAGAAGATGGAACATACCCAACGCCTTGAATCGCTGGGTGTTTTGGCGGGCGGTATCGCGCATGATTTTAATAATATTCTGACAGCTATTATGGGCAATACAGCTCTCGCCGTGACCCATGTTGAAGAGCCCCAAGTCTTGGTGCAAAATTTGGATAAAATTAAAGCTGCCAGTATGCGTGCTGCGGAATTGTGTGAGCAAATGTTGATGTATGCAGGGGGTGGTGTGACGGATAAACAACCTGTTTTGTTGCATGAACTATTGCATGATGTGATGAATATGGTGCGGGCAACGCTAACCAATCAAATCACACTGGAAGAAGATATTGCTGCAGATATTTTGCCTGTTGAGGCGGACATCAGGCAAGTGCAGCAGGTGATGTTGAATTTATTAACCAATGCTGCAGAAGCCATCGAAGAGGCTGGGGTTATTCGGGTAAAACTGGGAGTGACAACGATTGATGGTGATGAAACTCAGGATTGGGTGGGTGAGCAAAAGCTTGTGCGTGGACAATATGTATTTCTTGAAGTGTCAGATACGGGGTGTGGTATGGATAGGCAGACCAAAGCGAAAATATTTGAGCCTTTTTTCACCACCAAATTTACAGGTCGTGGTTTGGGCATGAGCGCGTTGCTTGGTATTATTCATGCTCATGATGGAGCTATTGCGGTTGATTCTGAAAAGGGTAAAGGGACAACTATTCGTGTGCTGTTTCCTGCTGTTGAAGCGGATGTGGTCGCACCTGAAATGCATGCAGTATCAGATACAAGTGCGACTAAGGTGTCGGGCAAGGTGTTGTTGATTGATGATGAGCCTGATATTTTAGAGTTTGCTGCTGCAGTATTAGAAGATGTGGGTTTTGAAGTGGTTACAGCCAACAATGGCGAAGAAGCTATTGCGCAATATCAAGCACACCAACAGACATTAACATTGGTGGTTTGTGATATGGTGATGCCGAAACTTGGCGGGGTAGCTGTGGCGAAACATATTCACGCGCATACACCTAATATGCCTGTGTTGTTGTCATCGGGTTATGATGAACGAAGCTTAGATAAAAGTAGCCAGTCTGATATTGCAGGATTTATACGAAAACCATATATGCCTGAAACTTTGGTGGATAGTATAGTTACAGTACTCAATGCGGCGAAGGAGTAA
- a CDS encoding SulP family inorganic anion transporter codes for MFTLYKKHVWSAKDDILSGLTVALALVPEAVAFAFVAGVHPLVGLYAAFMVGLITSLIGGRPGMISGATGALAVVMVSLVAQHGVEYLFATVVLMGVLQIIFGLLKFGKFIRMVPYPVMLGFVNGLAIVIFLAQIPQFKVDGAWMQGAELYMMLGLVFATMLIMHFLPKFTSAVPAGLVAIAGLSAVVIFAGLDTKTVGDIASIGGSLPPFHIPSVPLNLDTLYIILPYAVILAAIGLIESLLTMTVLDELTGTRGQGNRVSIGQGAANVVTGFFGGMGGCAMIGQSMINISSGGRRNLSGIAAALFLLSFILFANELIEMIPVAVLVGIMFMVVIGTFEWGSFNMFNKIPKQDVFVVVLVTVVTVFTDLAIAVVVGVIASALVFAWQNAKHIYAVPKDLESGERVYEMHGPLFFASVHKFNELFDPKNDPDEVIIDFAHSRVADHSAIEAIDNLAEKYTKLGKKLHLRHLSKDCKELLEKAGGLVEVNIKEDPHYHIADDKLA; via the coding sequence ATGTTTACCTTATATAAGAAGCACGTTTGGAGTGCTAAAGATGATATTTTATCTGGTTTAACGGTTGCGCTTGCGCTGGTTCCTGAGGCTGTTGCCTTTGCTTTTGTAGCAGGTGTGCATCCTTTGGTGGGGCTTTATGCAGCATTTATGGTGGGTTTAATTACTTCATTGATTGGTGGCCGCCCCGGTATGATTTCTGGTGCAACGGGTGCATTGGCAGTGGTGATGGTATCGCTTGTGGCGCAACATGGGGTAGAGTATTTGTTTGCTACTGTGGTGTTGATGGGTGTGTTACAAATTATTTTCGGTTTGCTGAAGTTTGGTAAGTTTATTCGTATGGTGCCTTACCCTGTGATGCTGGGTTTTGTGAATGGTTTGGCGATTGTAATTTTCTTGGCGCAAATTCCACAGTTTAAAGTGGATGGGGCTTGGATGCAGGGTGCAGAGCTTTATATGATGCTTGGGCTGGTGTTTGCCACCATGTTGATTATGCACTTTTTGCCTAAGTTTACCTCCGCTGTGCCTGCGGGTTTGGTGGCGATTGCAGGTTTGTCGGCGGTGGTGATTTTTGCAGGTTTGGATACCAAAACTGTAGGTGATATTGCATCCATTGGCGGTTCGCTTCCTCCTTTTCATATCCCTTCAGTGCCTTTAAACCTCGATACACTTTATATTATTTTGCCATATGCTGTGATTTTAGCAGCCATTGGTTTGATTGAATCGTTGTTGACCATGACGGTGCTTGATGAATTAACGGGTACGCGCGGGCAAGGTAATCGTGTTTCGATTGGGCAAGGTGCTGCCAATGTGGTCACAGGTTTCTTTGGTGGCATGGGTGGTTGCGCCATGATTGGGCAATCCATGATTAATATCTCTTCGGGTGGTCGGCGTAATTTATCGGGCATTGCTGCGGCATTATTTTTGCTGTCATTCATTTTGTTTGCCAATGAACTGATTGAAATGATTCCAGTGGCTGTGCTTGTAGGCATTATGTTTATGGTGGTGATTGGTACATTTGAATGGGGCAGTTTTAATATGTTTAATAAAATCCCCAAACAAGATGTGTTTGTTGTGGTTTTGGTGACTGTGGTGACAGTATTCACTGACCTTGCTATTGCTGTGGTGGTGGGTGTGATTGCATCAGCATTGGTGTTTGCATGGCAAAATGCCAAACATATTTATGCCGTGCCCAAAGATTTAGAATCAGGTGAGCGTGTTTATGAAATGCATGGCCCGCTTTTTTTTGCATCAGTACATAAATTTAATGAGTTGTTTGACCCTAAAAATGATCCTGATGAAGTGATTATTGATTTTGCCCATTCTCGGGTTGCCGATCATTCTGCCATTGAAGCCATTGATAATTTAGCTGAGAAATATACCAAGCTGGGCAAAAAGTTACACTTGCGGCATTTAAGTAAAGACTGTAAAGAGTTACTTGAAAAAGCGGGAGGACTTGTTGAAGTGAATATTAAAGAAGACCCTCATTATCATATCGCTGACGATAAGCTGGCGTAA
- a CDS encoding methyltransferase domain-containing protein yields the protein MKIYKRFLDGMPEYLARYYWWAYLWQKSVWFFDHQPIINAILFGQYKKLMQLTMQQLEHTDHTRVLQLTCVYGMLTPKLIEKIKPSPLHITDVAPVQLRLAASKAAPASSLIKTRMNAEYLGYKDNSFTTTILFFLLHELPIEARENVLSETMRTLSDGGTLLLTEYAELPKKHFLYWFFPTRWITTKLEPFLNDFWHENLTKKLNIQAAKHGKQASLISHTDIFSKFYRVTTYKINKR from the coding sequence GTGAAAATTTATAAACGCTTCCTTGATGGCATGCCTGAATACTTGGCGCGTTATTATTGGTGGGCGTATTTATGGCAAAAATCAGTATGGTTCTTTGACCACCAACCTATTATTAATGCCATTCTTTTCGGGCAATATAAAAAGCTTATGCAGCTAACCATGCAACAACTAGAGCATACTGATCATACACGAGTTCTCCAACTCACATGTGTATATGGTATGCTTACCCCCAAGCTTATTGAAAAAATAAAGCCTTCACCTTTACATATCACCGATGTTGCCCCTGTACAATTACGTTTAGCTGCAAGCAAGGCGGCACCAGCCTCTAGCCTAATCAAAACACGCATGAATGCAGAATACTTGGGTTATAAAGATAATAGTTTCACCACCACCATCTTGTTCTTTTTGCTACATGAACTACCAATTGAAGCCAGAGAAAACGTGTTATCTGAAACCATGCGCACCCTATCTGATGGTGGCACATTATTACTTACCGAATATGCAGAGCTTCCTAAAAAGCATTTTCTTTATTGGTTTTTTCCAACCCGCTGGATTACCACAAAGCTTGAACCTTTTCTCAACGACTTTTGGCACGAAAACCTTACTAAAAAGTTAAACATACAAGCCGCCAAACATGGAAAACAAGCATCTCTCATTTCCCATACCGATATTTTCTCAAAGTTTTACCGTGTTACAACTTATAAAATAAACAAACGCTAA
- the queA gene encoding tRNA preQ1(34) S-adenosylmethionine ribosyltransferase-isomerase QueA, which translates to MQVSDFDFRLPENLIAKQPLTKRDASRLLVLAEDDFQDKHIPDLVGLVQQGDVWVVNDTKVIPARLMGKKESGGKVEVLLLEALGQSNIWSAWGKSNKPLSEGQNIYFSDTFSGQIIKRNGKNIEIKLIADDIGTAIEQHGHMPLPPYINRPDSEEDKQRYQTVFAQHKGAVAAPTAGLHLTPDLIHQMKSAGATFVHVTLHVGPGTFQPIQVENTNEHVMHEEAYIISDEAAKTINQAKSDNKRIVAVGTTSLRTLEAAGQSGQINAGADRTNIFITPSYQFKITDALLTNFHLPKSTLLMLVSALAGQARIKQAYQHAITQQYRFYSYGDAMFIPSSLPVR; encoded by the coding sequence ATGCAAGTCTCCGACTTCGATTTCAGGCTACCTGAAAACCTGATTGCCAAACAACCTTTAACCAAACGTGATGCATCACGTTTGTTGGTATTGGCTGAAGATGATTTTCAGGATAAACATATTCCAGACCTTGTTGGACTTGTACAACAAGGTGATGTTTGGGTTGTTAATGATACCAAAGTAATTCCCGCTCGGCTGATGGGAAAAAAGGAAAGCGGTGGCAAAGTTGAAGTACTATTGCTTGAGGCTTTGGGACAAAGTAATATTTGGTCGGCATGGGGCAAAAGCAACAAACCTTTAAGTGAAGGGCAAAATATTTACTTCTCCGATACTTTTTCAGGCCAAATTATCAAGCGTAATGGTAAAAACATCGAAATAAAACTCATAGCAGACGATATTGGAACAGCCATTGAACAACACGGGCATATGCCTCTACCGCCCTATATCAATCGCCCTGATTCCGAAGAAGACAAACAACGCTATCAAACTGTATTTGCCCAACATAAAGGTGCAGTTGCTGCGCCCACCGCTGGTTTACATTTAACCCCAGATTTAATACATCAAATGAAAAGTGCAGGTGCAACTTTTGTCCATGTTACCTTGCATGTTGGGCCAGGTACATTCCAGCCTATTCAAGTGGAAAACACGAATGAACACGTGATGCATGAAGAGGCATATATTATTTCAGATGAGGCAGCCAAAACCATCAATCAAGCTAAGTCTGACAATAAACGTATTGTTGCCGTAGGCACAACCAGTTTACGAACACTAGAGGCCGCAGGACAAAGCGGACAAATAAACGCAGGTGCCGATAGAACAAATATTTTTATCACACCCAGCTACCAGTTCAAAATAACCGATGCGTTATTAACTAATTTTCACCTGCCTAAATCAACATTATTAATGCTGGTATCAGCACTGGCTGGGCAAGCGCGCATCAAACAAGCTTATCAACATGCGATCACACAACAATATCGTTTTTACTCTTATGGCGATGCCATGTTTATTCCAAGTAGCCTACCAGTCCGGTGA
- the rpiA gene encoding ribose-5-phosphate isomerase RpiA, giving the protein MTQDEMKEEVAKAALAYVIEGSIVGVGTGSTANKFIDALATIKDKIKGTVASSEVTAERLRGHGIPVFELNDALSQVNKLSVYIDGADEFDPQKNLTKGGGGALTREKIVAAGSEKFVCIVDESKQVDFLGAFPLPIEVIPMAETLVMSIANNLGGKAQVREGFTTDNGNIIIDVTGLTIKNARQLEDDLNEVPGIVTNGIFSHQGADVILMATPTGVVTFD; this is encoded by the coding sequence ATGACACAAGACGAAATGAAAGAAGAAGTTGCAAAGGCTGCACTCGCTTATGTTATTGAAGGCTCCATTGTTGGTGTAGGCACAGGCTCAACTGCCAACAAGTTCATTGATGCGCTAGCCACCATCAAAGATAAGATTAAAGGCACGGTAGCCAGCTCTGAAGTCACTGCCGAACGTCTAAGGGGGCACGGTATCCCTGTATTTGAGCTCAATGATGCACTTAGCCAAGTAAACAAACTATCTGTATATATCGATGGTGCCGATGAATTCGACCCACAAAAGAACCTTACCAAAGGCGGCGGCGGCGCTTTAACCCGCGAAAAAATCGTGGCTGCTGGCTCTGAAAAGTTTGTATGTATTGTAGATGAAAGCAAACAAGTTGATTTTCTTGGTGCATTTCCACTGCCTATTGAAGTGATTCCTATGGCTGAAACCTTGGTGATGTCGATTGCCAACAATTTGGGTGGCAAAGCACAAGTCCGCGAAGGTTTCACCACTGATAACGGCAATATCATTATTGATGTGACGGGTTTAACCATTAAAAACGCTCGCCAACTTGAAGATGATTTAAATGAAGTACCTGGTATTGTTACCAATGGTATTTTCTCCCATCAAGGCGCAGATGTTATCCTTATGGCAACCCCAACTGGCGTAGTTACTTTCGACTAA
- the rplM gene encoding 50S ribosomal protein L13 translates to MSTWTVRPGDIERKWYIVDAEDMILGRLSTEVARILRGKHNPMYTPHADCGDHVIIINAEKVKVTGNKEMQKMYYRHSRFAGGLHTISLEKQRERFPERILELAIKGMMPKGPLGRKQLLKLKVYAGSEHPHTAQAPQALAIN, encoded by the coding sequence ATGTCTACTTGGACTGTTCGCCCTGGCGATATTGAACGTAAATGGTATATCGTGGATGCTGAGGATATGATTCTTGGTCGTCTATCTACTGAAGTTGCCCGCATTTTGCGTGGTAAACACAACCCTATGTATACCCCTCATGCAGATTGTGGTGACCATGTCATCATCATCAACGCTGAGAAAGTGAAAGTTACGGGTAACAAAGAAATGCAAAAAATGTATTACCGTCACAGCCGTTTTGCTGGTGGTTTGCATACGATTTCTTTGGAAAAACAACGTGAACGTTTTCCAGAACGTATCCTTGAACTAGCAATTAAAGGAATGATGCCTAAAGGTCCATTGGGTCGTAAGCAGCTTCTTAAATTGAAAGTATATGCTGGTTCTGAACACCCGCACACAGCGCAAGCGCCACAAGCGTTAGCAATTAACTAA
- the rpsI gene encoding 30S ribosomal protein S9 encodes MADDMYRGTGRRKRSIARVMIKAGSGQISINGRDMENYFPIEIIRQEALRPLTLVGLTDRLDIRVNVQGGGVSGQAGAIRHGIARALLEYDGGLRPQLKEKGYLTRDARVVERKKYGLKKARRAPQFSKR; translated from the coding sequence ATGGCAGATGATATGTACCGTGGAACAGGACGACGCAAGCGTAGTATTGCTCGTGTAATGATTAAAGCAGGCAGTGGTCAAATTAGCATCAATGGTCGCGATATGGAAAACTATTTCCCAATCGAAATCATTCGCCAAGAAGCATTGCGCCCATTAACACTTGTTGGTCTTACAGATCGTTTGGACATTCGTGTGAATGTTCAAGGCGGCGGCGTTTCTGGTCAAGCTGGTGCGATTCGTCATGGTATTGCCCGTGCATTGCTTGAGTATGACGGTGGTCTTCGCCCTCAACTGAAAGAAAAAGGTTACCTAACACGTGATGCGCGTGTTGTAGAACGTAAGAAGTACGGCTTGAAAAAAGCACGCCGTGCACCACAGTTCTCGAAACGTTAA
- the argC gene encoding N-acetyl-gamma-glutamyl-phosphate reductase, with protein sequence MSIAVAILGATGYTGAELIRLLDAHPEFEIKHLAAFSQAGKKVSEVLPSIASQSASMTLAKADDVIPDEVQLVFTALPHAAAAASVKKALDAGKKVIDLSADFRHPDTENYEQAYGLPHPFPELLNDCVYGLTEHARKDVAQTKLVANPGCYPTSVLLPLLPLLKANVIDTQSIIIDAKSGTSGAGRAVKTGLLYCEINESLAAYGLPKHRHAWEMEEWSKAYTGQDVHVRFVPHIIPMTRGMLSTIHLSGKNSEQWHGVLSDAYKDEPFVRVLPLGSLPATGAVKGSNRCEIGVAVLSETEAVVVSCIDNLLKGASGQAIQNANVMFGLDETMGLAVNASWP encoded by the coding sequence ATGAGCATTGCAGTAGCCATTCTTGGTGCAACAGGTTACACGGGGGCGGAACTTATTCGTTTGCTGGATGCACACCCTGAATTTGAAATCAAACATTTGGCTGCTTTTAGTCAAGCGGGCAAAAAAGTTTCTGAGGTGTTGCCAAGCATTGCCAGCCAAAGTGCGAGCATGACACTGGCTAAAGCAGACGATGTTATTCCTGATGAAGTACAGCTTGTGTTTACAGCGCTTCCTCATGCCGCAGCTGCAGCCAGTGTCAAAAAAGCATTGGATGCAGGCAAAAAAGTTATCGATTTAAGTGCGGACTTTAGGCATCCTGATACAGAGAATTATGAACAAGCTTATGGCTTACCACACCCTTTTCCCGAATTATTGAACGATTGTGTTTATGGTTTAACCGAACATGCGAGAAAAGATGTGGCGCAAACTAAACTTGTGGCAAATCCGGGGTGTTATCCAACGTCGGTATTGTTGCCTTTGTTGCCGCTTTTGAAAGCGAATGTTATTGATACACAGTCGATTATTATTGATGCCAAGTCGGGCACATCAGGTGCGGGCAGAGCTGTCAAGACAGGTCTATTATATTGTGAAATCAATGAAAGTTTAGCTGCTTATGGTTTGCCCAAACATAGGCATGCTTGGGAAATGGAAGAATGGTCTAAGGCATATACAGGGCAGGATGTGCATGTGCGTTTTGTGCCACATATTATTCCTATGACCAGAGGTATGTTGAGCACCATTCATTTATCAGGTAAAAATAGTGAACAATGGCATGGTGTTTTATCTGATGCTTACAAAGATGAACCCTTCGTTCGGGTGCTTCCTTTGGGCTCTTTGCCTGCTACAGGCGCAGTGAAAGGGAGCAATAGGTGTGAAATTGGAGTGGCAGTGTTGAGTGAAACCGAAGCCGTGGTTGTCAGTTGTATTGATAACTTGTTAAAGGGTGCATCAGGGCAAGCGATTCAAAATGCCAATGTGATGTTTGGTTTGGATGAAACCATGGGGCTGGCGGTCAATGCCAGTTGGCCTTAA
- a CDS encoding bactofilin family protein, whose translation MFSKKEQKQVKPMKEAQHIDTLIGVHSVFTGNLSFEGAVRIDGRFEGNIQSEKDGTLIVSEGAFIKGEVNVPNLVLHGDINGNVCASHSLKIGVKGVLNGDVEYKVITLEEGSAINGRCARIDDVDGQARKPKEKVEVIEVK comes from the coding sequence ATGTTTAGTAAAAAAGAACAAAAGCAGGTGAAACCAATGAAAGAAGCGCAACATATTGATACACTAATTGGTGTACATTCTGTGTTTACAGGCAACTTATCTTTTGAAGGTGCTGTACGCATTGATGGGCGTTTTGAAGGTAATATCCAGTCAGAAAAAGATGGTACATTGATTGTTAGCGAAGGAGCCTTTATCAAGGGTGAAGTGAATGTACCTAACTTGGTTTTGCATGGTGATATCAATGGCAATGTTTGCGCTAGTCACAGTTTGAAGATTGGGGTGAAGGGTGTACTTAACGGAGATGTGGAGTACAAGGTTATTACGCTGGAAGAAGGTTCGGCAATTAATGGTCGCTGTGCACGTATAGATGATGTGGATGGGCAAGCGCGTAAACCCAAAGAAAAAGTAGAAGTGATAGAAGTAAAATAA
- a CDS encoding gamma carbonic anhydrase family protein, translating into MIRSYLDYTPDVDATAWLAPNVDVIGRVEVGADTSIWYQSVLRGDVNSITIGERSNIQDHTVIHNSGDAPCVVGDDVTVGHKVLLHGCEVQNLCLVGMGSIIMDHAVLEEGCFLAAGSLVPEGKVLKGGYLYAGSPARERRELTDEEKVFLIQSAKHYVKLSKAHRDTVTDVT; encoded by the coding sequence ATGATTCGTTCGTATCTCGATTATACACCTGATGTTGATGCAACAGCTTGGTTGGCACCCAATGTTGACGTGATTGGTCGGGTGGAAGTAGGCGCGGATACTTCGATTTGGTATCAATCTGTGTTGCGGGGTGATGTCAATAGCATTACCATTGGTGAACGCTCGAATATTCAAGACCATACGGTTATTCATAACAGTGGTGACGCACCTTGTGTGGTGGGTGATGATGTGACAGTGGGGCATAAAGTGTTGTTGCATGGTTGCGAAGTGCAAAACTTATGTTTGGTGGGTATGGGCTCTATCATCATGGATCATGCGGTATTGGAAGAAGGGTGTTTTTTAGCTGCGGGTTCACTTGTTCCAGAAGGTAAAGTGTTAAAAGGTGGTTATTTGTACGCAGGTAGCCCAGCGAGAGAGCGCCGTGAATTAACGGACGAAGAAAAAGTATTTTTAATACAATCTGCAAAACATTATGTAAAGTTGAGCAAAGCACACCGTGATACGGTAACGGATGTCACTTAA